A window of the Dioscorea cayenensis subsp. rotundata cultivar TDr96_F1 chromosome 14, TDr96_F1_v2_PseudoChromosome.rev07_lg8_w22 25.fasta, whole genome shotgun sequence genome harbors these coding sequences:
- the LOC120276208 gene encoding pentatricopeptide repeat-containing protein At4g33170-like: MALHCSAIHPHHTPRTTNPNTPANPQRQGTKTIPFSSNAHHLFDQIPLSDTFTWNTLIRSQTSEGHPHHAILTYHQMLLRGARPDKHTIPRLLAASRLSNSFFDGKQIHCHALKLGFASDDYVITALMEMYGWFTGSSDALKFDSVALVTALRACMQLKSVHEGRKVHEIARKSELEFDVLVGNLILKMYVECSGIEEARSFFDQMPTKDAASWTTVINGYVQCGGFNEGLKIFRQMCLDGTRPDSFSVSAVLPACARMAAQKHGKEIHAHTIRNHYGMNSTVQNALMDMYVKSGSVELASEIFGRMEEKDAISWTIMIFGYSLHGQGDLGVALFHEMVKQNNESIDNMTYTAVLHACSSACIIDEGKVLFDQISRPQVEHFALMVGLLSHAGYFDEAQKFIEKHQIGSRTEIQRALLNGCKIHDNMKLGKRIAEQLIELEPLNAENYVLLSNVYAAIGKREIAKELRETIHDMGLKPKMAYSWIELRSKVHVFGVGDVSHPRSQAIHRKLGYLKNKMKKEGYIPDNDFSLHDVDQERGCIVDDHSEMIAIAFGLISTQKSITLRVTKNLPVCRNCHASAKMISKIVHREILLKDPQRFHHFKNGSCSCNDIW; this comes from the exons atGGCACTCCATTGCTCAGCCATTCATCCACATCACACTCCAAGAACCACTAATCCCAATACTCCTGCAAATCCCCAACGCCAAGGTACCAAAACAATCCCCTTTTCTAGCAATGCCCATCACCTGTTCGACCAAATTCCCCTGTCAGATACCTTCACTTGGAACACCCTCATCCGCTCCCAAACCTCCGAAGGCCATCCCCACCACGCCATTCTCACCTACCACCAAATGCTCCTCCGCGGTGCCCGCCCAGACAAACACACCATCCCCCGCCTCCTCGCTGCATCCCGCCTCTCAAACTCGTTCTTTGATGGTAAGCAAATCCATTGCCATGCTCTGAAGCTTGGCTTTGCCTCTGATGACTATGTTATCACTGCTCTGATGGAAATGTATGGCTGGTTCACTGGTTCCAGTGATGCACTCAAG TTTGATTCTGTTGCGTTGGTCACTGCTTTGCGTGCCTGCATGCAGTTGAAGTCAGTGCATGAAGGGAGGAAAGTTCATGAGATTGCGAGGAAAAGCGAGTTGGAGTTTGATGTGTTGGTTGggaatttgattttgaaaatgTATGTTGAGTGTAGTGGGATTGAAGAGGCTCGTAGCTTTTTCGATCAAATGCCGACTAAAGACGCTGCAAGTTGGACTACAGTCATTAATGGTTATGTGCAGTGTGGAGGGTTCAATGAAGGGCTGAAAATTTTCCGGCAAATGTGTCTAGACGGAACAAGACCGGACTCTTTCTCGGTCTCTGCTGTTCTTCCTGCTTGTGCTAGAATGGCTGCACAAAAACATGGAAAGGAGATTCATGCTCACACCATAAGAAATCATTATGGGATGAATTCTACGGTCCAAAATGCGCTGATGGATATGTATGTGAAATCAGGAAGTGTTGAACTTGCTTCTGAGATCTTTGGAAGGATGGAGGAGAAGGATGCTATCTCTTGGACTATCATGATATTCGGCTATAGCCTGCACGGGCAAGGAGACCTCGGGGTCGCTTTGTTCCATGAGATGGTGAAGCAAAATAATGAGTCAATTGACAACATGACTTACACTGCCGTGCTTCATGCTTGTAGCAGTGCTTGCATAATTGATGAGGGGAAGGTTCTCTTTGATCAAATAAGCAGACCTCAGGTTGAGCATTTTGCTCTGATGGTAGGTCTGCTATCTCATGCAGGATATTTTGATGAAGCACAAAAATTCATTGAGAAGCATCAGATTGGATCACGCACTGAAATTCAAAGAGCACTCCTGAATGGGTGTAAAATTCATGATAATATGAAACTGGGCAAGCGAATAGCTGAGCAACTCATTGAATTGGAGCCTCTTAATGCTGAGAACTATGTCTTGCTCTCAAATGTTTATGCTGCAATTGGCAAGCGGGAAATTGCGAAAGAGCTGAGGGAGACCATTCATGATATGGGTTTGAAGCCAAAGATGGCATATAGCTGGATTGAGCTGCGAAGCAAAGTTCATGTATTTGGTGTTGGAGATGTTTCTCATCCACGCTCACAAGCCATACACAGGAAGCTAGGATATCTGAAGAATAAGATGAAAAAAGAAGGTTACATACCTGATAATGATTTTAGCCTGCATGATGTTGACCAAGAGAGGGGATGTATTGTTGATGATCATAGCGAAATGATAGCCATTGCTTTCGGGTTGATTAGTACCCAGAAGAGCATTACTTTGAGAGTGACTAAAAATCTTCCTGTATGCCGAAATTGTCATGCTTCTGCAAAGATGATATCAAAGATTGTTCATCGCGAGATCTTGTTAAAGGATCCTCAGCGGTTCCATCACTTCAAAAATGGTTCTTGTTCATGTAATGATATCTGGTGA